From the genome of Streptococcus marmotae, one region includes:
- a CDS encoding TetR/AcrR family transcriptional regulator → MTDLKGYELTHKRILDSGKENFLKDGYERANLRKICKNAGVTTGAFYRHFEDKEHLFLTLVEPLANAILGFYSKNEAEFFQSLEKEELEGLINLKKKASVEIALYLFKNRDIFELLMYKAYGTKYANFTDRLVELEDKNQKKLFQILTTKKQVVEIPEITVHLLNHTYISSLSEIIMHSETAEEVKVNSKVISEFFNFGWKNLIGF, encoded by the coding sequence GTGACCGATTTGAAAGGTTATGAATTGACACATAAAAGAATATTGGATAGTGGAAAAGAAAACTTTTTAAAGGATGGCTATGAACGAGCAAATTTAAGAAAAATTTGTAAGAATGCCGGAGTTACTACGGGAGCATTTTATCGTCATTTTGAAGACAAAGAACATTTATTTCTAACCTTGGTTGAACCACTTGCCAATGCTATTTTAGGGTTTTATTCAAAAAATGAAGCAGAATTCTTTCAAAGTTTGGAAAAAGAAGAACTAGAAGGTTTAATTAACCTCAAAAAGAAAGCGTCAGTAGAAATTGCCTTGTATCTTTTTAAAAATAGAGATATATTTGAGCTGTTAATGTATAAAGCTTATGGTACAAAGTATGCTAATTTTACTGATCGATTGGTTGAGCTCGAGGATAAGAATCAAAAGAAACTATTTCAAATTTTAACGACAAAAAAACAAGTTGTTGAAATTCCGGAAATTACTGTTCATTTGTTGAATCATACGTATATTAGTTCTTTAAGTGAAATAATAATGCATTCTGAAACAGCGGAGGAAGTGAAAGTAAATTCAAAAGTCATTTCAGAGTTCTTTAATTTTGGATGGAAAAATTTAATAGGTTTTTAG
- a CDS encoding MazG-like family protein has protein sequence MITSLKDCQKKILENKKMKGFNTTDIKFELLCLYGEVNELFQAYLKDDVSNIAEELADVAIFLLGISEILNVDLETAIIEKIVVNEKRIYNENGSKLSAPAKKV, from the coding sequence ATGATTACGTCATTAAAAGATTGCCAAAAGAAGATTTTAGAAAATAAAAAAATGAAAGGCTTTAATACTACAGACATTAAATTTGAGTTACTATGTTTATATGGAGAGGTTAATGAATTATTTCAGGCATATTTGAAGGATGATGTTTCAAATATTGCAGAGGAATTAGCAGATGTAGCTATTTTTTTACTTGGTATTTCTGAAATTCTCAATGTAGATCTTGAAACTGCAATCATTGAAAAAATTGTAGTCAATGAAAAAAGAATCTATAATGAAAATGGTTCAAAACTATCCGCTCCGGCCAAGAAAGTGTAA